The following are encoded in a window of Bremerella alba genomic DNA:
- a CDS encoding TIGR00282 family metallophosphoesterase: MRILHIGDIVGKVGRDIVRDVVPGLREKYNLSLVVANAENACGGSGLTPAAHRELIDAHVDCITMGDHIYRRKELNKTLESQPNIVKPANYPAAAPGKDYAIVQSKEGLRVAVISVMGRVFMRPVDCPWTAIDRVLSQLPADIKVRCVDFHAEATSDKQLMGRHLDGRVSYCLGTHTHVATADEQIYPRGTAFMCDVGMTGPHESIIGRRIDRVLETTVSFRPTLFDVAKDDVRLNGAIVDVDPQTGKASAIERLQVREHEIKELKVQR; encoded by the coding sequence TTGAGGATTCTGCACATCGGAGATATCGTCGGAAAGGTCGGTCGTGACATCGTTCGCGACGTCGTTCCGGGCCTCCGTGAGAAGTACAACCTTTCGCTGGTCGTCGCCAATGCAGAAAACGCTTGCGGCGGCTCGGGATTGACTCCGGCAGCCCATCGCGAGTTGATCGATGCCCACGTTGATTGCATTACGATGGGGGATCACATCTACCGACGCAAGGAACTCAACAAAACCCTTGAGTCACAGCCCAACATCGTCAAGCCAGCTAACTACCCGGCCGCAGCGCCCGGCAAAGACTACGCCATCGTCCAATCGAAAGAGGGATTGCGTGTGGCTGTCATCAGCGTCATGGGACGGGTTTTCATGCGACCGGTCGACTGCCCTTGGACGGCAATCGATCGGGTTCTGTCCCAGCTTCCAGCTGATATTAAAGTCCGCTGTGTTGATTTCCACGCGGAAGCGACCAGCGACAAACAGTTGATGGGTCGTCATCTCGACGGTCGCGTCAGCTATTGCCTCGGCACCCATACGCACGTGGCGACTGCGGATGAACAGATTTACCCTCGGGGCACCGCGTTCATGTGCGACGTCGGCATGACCGGGCCACACGAAAGCATCATCGGTCGACGCATCGATCGCGTTTTGGAAACGACCGTTTCTTTCCGTCCTACGCTATTCGATGTCGCCAAGGACGATGTCCGACTGAACGGGGCTATCGTCGATGTTGACCCACAAACCGGCAAGGCCAGCGCCATCGAACGTCTTCAAGTTCGCGAACACGAAATCAAAGAACTGAAGGTCCAGCGGTAA
- the rny gene encoding ribonuclease Y: MSGLYYALTAAIAAVGAALLVKFIDRLRKKDVETEAQQILDKAKQESENLKKEALLEAKEEALRQRTEAERDLSKQRDEIREREKSLDRREESLEQQATHLRKQENMVETTQRRLAEKIEENDKRSTNLESIIRDQQERLHRMSGLNADEAKSELLKILDQQLQSETGAIVLKHQRRMEEEVRPIVQDMLLTAMQRFAAAHTAESTTSTVDIPSDEMKGRIIGREGRNIRSFEKETGVDVIIDDTPGVVIVSGFDPVRREIARQSLNKLIADGRIHPSRIEEVVKETQSDIETTIRKKGEEATTEINVMGLHPRLIEMLGRLHFRTSYSQNVLRHSIEVGFIAGLLAEMIGLDPQIARRAGLLHDIGKAADHELEGGHPKIGADLLKRHGESPEVVHAAFGHHDEIITEYPYTMLVATADACSASRPGARRETLERYIKRMEELESIATGFHGVEQAFAIQAGRELRVIASSKEVNDEMAAKVCRDIAKAFEEQLTYPGEIKVTMVRESRFTEFAR, from the coding sequence GTGTCTGGGTTATATTATGCATTGACGGCGGCGATTGCGGCGGTAGGAGCCGCTCTGCTTGTCAAGTTTATCGATCGGCTCCGAAAAAAGGACGTGGAGACCGAGGCCCAACAGATCCTGGATAAAGCCAAACAGGAATCTGAAAACCTCAAAAAAGAAGCTTTGCTCGAAGCCAAAGAGGAAGCTCTACGTCAAAGAACAGAAGCCGAGAGAGACCTTTCCAAGCAACGAGACGAAATACGCGAACGCGAAAAGTCGCTCGACCGGCGGGAAGAATCGCTCGAACAACAAGCAACTCACTTGCGCAAGCAAGAGAACATGGTCGAGACGACCCAACGGCGTCTCGCCGAAAAAATCGAGGAGAACGACAAACGTTCGACCAACCTCGAAAGCATCATCCGCGATCAACAGGAACGCCTGCATCGGATGAGCGGATTGAATGCCGACGAAGCTAAAAGCGAACTGCTGAAGATTCTTGACCAGCAACTTCAATCTGAAACCGGCGCGATCGTGTTGAAGCACCAGCGACGGATGGAAGAAGAAGTTCGCCCCATCGTTCAGGATATGCTGCTGACGGCAATGCAGCGTTTCGCTGCGGCGCACACGGCAGAATCGACCACCAGCACAGTCGACATCCCCAGCGATGAAATGAAGGGACGCATCATCGGGCGTGAAGGCCGCAACATTCGCAGCTTTGAAAAAGAGACAGGCGTCGACGTAATTATCGACGATACGCCCGGCGTGGTGATCGTCAGTGGTTTCGATCCGGTTCGCCGCGAGATTGCCCGTCAATCGCTTAACAAGCTGATCGCCGACGGACGCATTCACCCCTCGCGCATCGAAGAAGTGGTCAAGGAAACCCAATCCGATATCGAAACAACGATTCGGAAAAAAGGGGAAGAAGCTACCACGGAAATCAACGTGATGGGGCTTCACCCGCGACTGATCGAGATGCTCGGAAGACTTCACTTCCGAACCAGCTACAGCCAGAACGTGCTGCGGCACAGTATTGAAGTCGGTTTCATTGCGGGACTATTGGCCGAGATGATCGGGCTCGATCCCCAAATTGCTCGGCGTGCAGGACTTCTGCATGATATCGGCAAAGCAGCGGATCACGAGTTGGAAGGAGGGCACCCGAAAATTGGTGCCGATCTTCTGAAGCGTCATGGTGAATCGCCGGAAGTTGTGCACGCCGCGTTTGGCCATCACGACGAGATCATCACCGAGTACCCATACACGATGCTAGTTGCTACGGCCGATGCCTGTAGTGCCTCAAGACCGGGTGCTCGCCGCGAAACTCTTGAGCGGTACATTAAACGCATGGAAGAGTTGGAATCGATCGCGACTGGCTTCCACGGCGTTGAACAAGCCTTTGCTATCCAAGCGGGGCGTGAACTACGCGTGATCGCTTCGTCCAAGGAAGTCAACGACGAGATGGCTGCCAAAGTTTGCCGTGATATCGCCAAGGCGTTTGAAGAGCAGTTGACGTATCCCGGTGAAATCAAGGTCACCATGGTCCGCGAATCCAGGTTCACGGAATTCGCTCGGTAG
- the tilS gene encoding tRNA lysidine(34) synthetase TilS yields the protein MSSFPPRFLENWPLASWHGRVTLIAVSGGADSMALLRLMVEASDQQNREKLWVVHVNHGLRGQASGDDLQFVVESAERLGLKYRTRSLSAGVLAPGQTDDGLEAAARAARYGFFEEVALEVGARYLVTAHHQDDQVETVLHRILRGTSVSGLQGIAKARQWLPGVGLVRPLLPFMRHEIVNYLHEIDQPWREDATNAGHEFTRNKIRNDLLPKLREAFGDQVDQSLSRLSSQATECQAVIDDLVDDLLDSSVAIADSKTVQIDLGKLNKIRPYLVRELLVRIWQIQKWPRQDMTQLHWQKLSDLALGHTDAVADVLPGTIRAARQAGILTLKR from the coding sequence ATGTCGTCATTTCCGCCTCGATTTCTCGAAAACTGGCCGCTGGCATCCTGGCATGGCCGTGTCACGCTGATCGCCGTTTCCGGCGGGGCTGATAGCATGGCCCTGCTACGTCTAATGGTCGAAGCGTCCGACCAGCAAAACCGAGAGAAGCTGTGGGTCGTGCACGTCAATCACGGGCTACGGGGTCAAGCCTCAGGCGACGACCTGCAATTTGTGGTCGAGTCGGCCGAACGCTTAGGCTTGAAATATCGAACCCGGTCCCTTTCCGCAGGCGTTCTCGCGCCTGGGCAAACCGACGACGGACTTGAGGCGGCAGCTCGTGCGGCTCGGTATGGGTTCTTTGAAGAAGTCGCCCTGGAGGTTGGGGCCCGGTATCTGGTTACGGCGCATCACCAGGACGATCAAGTCGAAACGGTACTGCATCGCATTTTGCGGGGAACAAGTGTTTCCGGACTTCAAGGTATAGCCAAGGCTCGCCAGTGGCTGCCTGGTGTAGGTTTGGTGCGCCCACTGCTGCCTTTCATGCGACACGAGATTGTTAATTACCTGCACGAGATCGATCAACCTTGGCGAGAAGATGCCACCAATGCTGGGCACGAATTTACCCGCAATAAGATTCGCAACGACTTGTTGCCTAAGCTGCGAGAAGCTTTCGGAGATCAGGTCGATCAATCACTCTCTCGGCTCTCAAGTCAGGCCACTGAGTGCCAGGCGGTGATCGATGATCTGGTCGACGATCTGCTTGATTCCTCGGTAGCCATCGCTGACTCCAAGACCGTTCAGATCGACCTTGGCAAGCTGAACAAGATTCGTCCGTACCTGGTGCGTGAGCTGCTCGTTAGGATTTGGCAAATACAAAAATGGCCCCGACAAGACATGACGCAACTACACTGGCAAAAGTTGAGTGACCTTGCTCTTGGGCACACCGATGCCGTAGCCGACGTCCTGCCAGGCACGATCCGTGCTGCCCGACAAGCGGGTATTTTGACGCTCAAACGTTAG
- a CDS encoding glycoside hydrolase family 16 protein: protein MLIRVMLLLITALLWPGLSRGEELPPLPSDAKLALEEDWSSGKIDEKKWYVYRKKWGNGNHGVVPENVTIGKDVVDGKEKNVLICTAHGDQYDGDVIGWWANKTRVGGVIVSQKHFASGRFEMVVKVGDQEKHPGGPIDPKRPRGCIPALWTYSYRWVEGDKARQGEFQAETPMYNPHIPAYGLAANEYWSELDFPEFGKAGNFENAMYNTFLQNRHDNRFFEVPQAVDGEYHTFVTQWRTHLRAMPEIRDDQVMESEGFYWIQDKSVPFAEYLGNPLKKLGENKYALYEGKIAKHYIDGKKVAENDKWVPAIAAQLNMGVWLPDWAGPADWKTASMKIASVKVWQYGDEGDVIGVMKGRNPDSFAKDGTPFK from the coding sequence ATGTTGATTCGAGTGATGTTGTTGTTGATCACCGCATTATTGTGGCCTGGACTTAGTCGTGGCGAGGAACTCCCTCCCCTGCCCTCGGATGCAAAACTGGCACTCGAGGAGGATTGGTCCAGCGGAAAAATCGACGAGAAGAAGTGGTACGTCTATCGCAAAAAGTGGGGCAACGGGAATCACGGCGTTGTCCCTGAGAACGTAACCATCGGGAAGGACGTGGTCGATGGCAAAGAGAAGAACGTTTTGATTTGTACTGCTCATGGCGACCAATACGATGGCGACGTAATTGGCTGGTGGGCAAACAAGACCCGAGTCGGCGGTGTCATTGTCAGCCAGAAACACTTCGCATCAGGACGATTCGAGATGGTCGTGAAGGTCGGCGATCAGGAAAAGCACCCTGGCGGACCGATTGATCCGAAACGTCCTCGAGGCTGTATTCCTGCTCTTTGGACTTATAGCTATCGCTGGGTCGAAGGAGATAAGGCCCGGCAAGGCGAGTTTCAAGCCGAAACACCGATGTATAACCCTCACATCCCAGCCTATGGACTGGCGGCGAACGAGTACTGGTCGGAGTTAGACTTCCCAGAGTTCGGTAAGGCAGGCAATTTCGAGAACGCGATGTATAACACGTTCCTGCAGAATCGTCACGACAATCGCTTCTTTGAGGTCCCCCAGGCTGTCGACGGCGAGTATCACACTTTCGTCACCCAGTGGCGAACCCACCTGCGAGCCATGCCGGAGATTCGCGATGATCAGGTGATGGAGTCAGAAGGCTTTTATTGGATACAGGACAAGTCGGTTCCGTTTGCCGAATATCTGGGCAATCCGTTGAAGAAGCTTGGCGAAAACAAGTATGCCCTTTACGAAGGTAAGATCGCCAAGCATTACATCGACGGCAAGAAGGTTGCCGAGAACGACAAATGGGTCCCGGCGATTGCGGCTCAGCTGAACATGGGCGTGTGGCTGCCAGACTGGGCTGGCCCGGCCGACTGGAAGACGGCCAGCATGAAGATCGCCAGCGTAAAAGTATGGCAGTACGGCGACGAGGGGGACGTGATCGGTGTGATGAAAGGTCGCAACCCGGATAGCTTTGCCAAAGATGGTACACCGTTCAAATAA
- a CDS encoding MFS transporter, protein MSNDSSAASPTYHRMALLIASFMTLIAAGVGFGVRAGILNDWAIRYGFTKVELGTITGGGLVGFGVTIIFFSFLADNLLGYKKLLVLAFALHVLSVIVTLAATPVYGLAGKDATYWCLYIGVFIFALANGVCEAVINPLVATLFPKEKTHYLNILHAGWPAGLIIGGVIGYMFCGENAAVNHLYWEIPLALYMVPTLIYGFMVLKEAFPPSEAAAAGVTTKEMLLQFLSPLLLFLFVIHAMVGYVELGTDSWITNIMENVISGKAFLLFIYTSAIMFVLRFFAGPIVHQINPLGLLFVCSIFGCTGLYWLGSANTGWAIIAAATVYGLGKTFFWPTMLGVVGERFPRGGAITMGVMGGIGMLSAGLLGGPGIGYKQDYFATQKMQQLDDALFEEYRSQTKKSFLFFPEVYALDGAKVGVLKDEGAELARRTEIETEEGKVSEETTALNTWWEANKPSNEKEYDHEVETIETANIYGGRMALKWTALVPAMMGLCYLLLVIYFWSQGGYKQVVLHGEESETEQYTGGVQGPVE, encoded by the coding sequence ATGTCCAATGATTCTTCCGCTGCCAGCCCGACCTATCATCGGATGGCACTTCTCATTGCCAGCTTTATGACGCTGATTGCTGCTGGGGTTGGTTTTGGTGTTCGTGCTGGGATTCTTAATGACTGGGCCATACGCTACGGTTTCACCAAGGTGGAACTAGGCACGATCACCGGTGGCGGTCTGGTTGGTTTCGGTGTAACGATTATCTTCTTTAGCTTTTTGGCCGATAACCTTTTGGGTTACAAGAAGCTGCTGGTGCTCGCGTTCGCGCTGCACGTTTTGTCTGTGATCGTCACCCTGGCTGCGACGCCCGTTTACGGGCTTGCCGGTAAGGACGCTACCTATTGGTGTCTGTATATCGGTGTCTTCATCTTCGCCCTGGCCAATGGTGTTTGCGAGGCGGTGATTAACCCGCTGGTCGCGACACTCTTCCCGAAAGAGAAGACGCACTATCTCAATATCCTGCATGCCGGCTGGCCGGCCGGTTTGATCATCGGCGGCGTCATTGGCTATATGTTTTGTGGCGAAAACGCTGCCGTGAACCACCTGTACTGGGAAATCCCGCTGGCGCTGTACATGGTTCCGACGTTGATCTACGGTTTCATGGTGTTGAAGGAAGCCTTCCCGCCATCGGAAGCCGCTGCCGCTGGTGTGACCACCAAAGAAATGCTGTTGCAGTTCCTCTCGCCGCTGCTGTTGTTCCTGTTTGTGATTCACGCGATGGTGGGTTACGTGGAACTAGGTACGGACAGCTGGATCACGAACATCATGGAAAACGTGATTTCCGGCAAAGCCTTCCTTCTGTTCATCTACACCTCGGCGATCATGTTCGTCCTGCGATTCTTCGCCGGGCCGATCGTTCACCAGATCAATCCATTGGGTCTGCTGTTTGTTTGTTCGATCTTCGGATGCACAGGCCTTTACTGGTTGGGCTCGGCCAATACCGGCTGGGCGATTATCGCTGCGGCCACCGTTTACGGCTTGGGTAAGACGTTTTTCTGGCCAACGATGCTCGGTGTGGTGGGCGAACGCTTCCCACGCGGTGGTGCCATTACGATGGGCGTGATGGGCGGTATCGGGATGCTTTCGGCCGGTTTGCTAGGTGGCCCTGGCATCGGTTACAAGCAGGACTATTTTGCCACGCAAAAGATGCAGCAATTGGACGACGCCCTGTTCGAGGAATACCGCTCGCAAACCAAGAAGTCGTTTTTGTTCTTCCCTGAGGTTTACGCTTTGGACGGTGCTAAGGTTGGCGTGTTGAAGGACGAAGGCGCTGAACTAGCTCGTCGTACTGAAATCGAAACCGAAGAAGGCAAGGTTTCCGAAGAAACCACCGCCCTGAATACCTGGTGGGAAGCCAACAAGCCGTCCAACGAAAAAGAGTACGATCACGAAGTCGAAACGATCGAGACGGCCAACATCTATGGTGGTCGAATGGCATTAAAGTGGACGGCTTTGGTGCCTGCGATGATGGGGCTCTGCTACTTGCTGCTGGTGATCTACTTCTGGTCCCAAGGTGGCTATAAGCAAGTCGTGCTGCACGGCGAAGAATCAGAAACCGAGCAGTATACCGGCGGCGTTCAAGGGCCAGTGGAGTAA